Proteins from a single region of Planctomycetia bacterium:
- a CDS encoding sigma-70 family RNA polymerase sigma factor has product MDTAAPETDVARLVKTYQAGVWRYLRALGCEASTADDLTQETFLTVLEKPFSDFNPAATAAYLRTVARNLFISLQRRANRSISVADLDELDLDWSRWAGDDAGQHLLASLKECLQALGEKAKRAIELRYQEEASRAGIATSLGMSEDGAKNLLQRAKQQLRECVERKQR; this is encoded by the coding sequence ATGGACACCGCGGCGCCTGAAACGGATGTCGCTCGTCTGGTGAAGACGTATCAGGCGGGTGTCTGGCGTTACTTGCGGGCGTTGGGGTGCGAGGCGTCGACGGCCGACGACCTGACGCAGGAGACGTTTTTGACAGTCCTGGAAAAGCCCTTTTCGGACTTCAATCCAGCGGCCACGGCGGCCTACCTGCGAACCGTCGCGCGGAACCTGTTCATCTCCTTGCAGCGTCGGGCGAATCGCAGCATCTCGGTGGCCGATCTGGATGAGTTGGATCTGGATTGGAGCCGTTGGGCGGGGGACGACGCCGGGCAACACCTGCTCGCGTCGCTGAAGGAATGCCTTCAAGCGTTGGGCGAGAAGGCGAAACGGGCGATTGAGTTGCGGTATCAAGAAGAGGCCTCGCGGGCTGGCATTGCCACTTCGCTCGGCATGAGCGAGGACGGGGCGAAGAACTTGTTGCAACGGGCAAAGCAACAGCTCCGCGAGTGCGTGGAACGGAAACAGAGATAG
- a CDS encoding SDR family NAD(P)-dependent oxidoreductase: MSSYWSGKGVVVTGASSGLGFAIAQAAAASGAKVVVAARGADALDAAVERIRQAGGDAHAFRADVTNEAEVHDLAKESLDRLGRVDLLVNCAGKSARGAALETTPDDFRHLLEVNLISTVICTRAFAKELISRRGHLVNIGSLAGKSAARWLGAYAAAKFAVTGYTQQLRLELEPQGLHVMLVCPGPIARTEPRQRDTDRLDNIPAEAATAGAGVKTSALNPTWLAQRILDGCERRRRELVYPRTARLLFAISQLSPSLGDQLVRWMT; the protein is encoded by the coding sequence ATGTCCAGCTATTGGTCCGGCAAGGGAGTCGTAGTCACGGGCGCTTCCTCTGGGCTGGGCTTCGCCATCGCGCAAGCGGCGGCCGCGTCGGGCGCGAAAGTTGTCGTGGCCGCCCGCGGCGCCGACGCACTGGACGCCGCCGTGGAACGCATTCGCCAGGCCGGCGGCGACGCCCATGCCTTCCGCGCGGATGTGACGAACGAGGCTGAAGTCCATGACCTGGCCAAGGAATCTTTAGACCGCCTTGGCCGGGTGGACCTGCTGGTGAACTGCGCCGGCAAGTCCGCCCGCGGCGCCGCCCTAGAAACGACGCCGGACGACTTTCGGCACTTGCTCGAAGTGAACTTGATCTCGACCGTCATCTGTACTCGGGCGTTCGCCAAGGAACTGATCTCCCGGCGCGGCCACCTGGTGAATATCGGCTCGTTGGCCGGCAAATCGGCGGCGCGCTGGCTGGGCGCCTACGCCGCCGCCAAATTCGCGGTCACGGGCTACACCCAACAACTGCGATTGGAACTGGAACCGCAAGGTCTGCACGTAATGCTCGTTTGCCCGGGGCCGATTGCTCGCACCGAGCCTCGCCAACGCGATACCGATCGGCTCGACAATATCCCCGCCGAAGCGGCGACGGCCGGCGCGGGCGTGAAGACCAGCGCGCTCAATCCAACTTGGCTTGCGCAACGCATCTTGGATGGGTGCGAACGCCGCCGCCGCGAATTGGTTTACCCTCGCACGGCGCGCTTATTGTTCGCCATTTCGCAGCTCTCGCCTTCGCTCGGCGACCAGTTGGTGCGCTGGATGACCTGA
- a CDS encoding DUF1549 domain-containing protein, whose protein sequence is MSGTHKDRILEVCLEELLSGQSPPDLTDRVLRAAAARRVAANGAHGQKSVAIPPSPVGSGQAAGEGVSFSVPEISAPIVTVAATSSVASRYPQRRRNALPWMLAVVVAASLLLALGMFLNRGDNAAQIAEQPKPPLDGKAAPDEAPQLAQEPSTPEAMPAPADDSPLEDQAPVVVKIAPGNDGSNSPDESATEAVAVAERTLATPDAEVVAFIDAEIRKAWQAAAVGPSPDATDSEWCRRVYLDLLGRIPTIDELQQYANNRTKDKQEKLVDELLSSDRYAEEYARNWTTIWTNSLIGRSGGANNNSIANRAGMQQYLRRSFQRNKPYDEMVTELVSAEGSGRPGDENYNGAVNFIADNLQDDATAATAKTARHFLGMQVQCTQCHNHPFNDWKQNQFWELNSFFRQARATRTGTGDTAGVTLTDVDFRGESGQQPDDAEIYYELRNGTAATAYPVFVDGQKIANRSGRVAAVRRRAELAKFIVRSPNFGQAIVNRMWSHFLGHGFTKPIDDMGPHNPPTNSELVARLGVEFAGGGHDLKRLMRWIVLSEPYALSSTYGKRYKNEKDDPSMGEKPLFSHFYMRQMEAEQMYQSLLVATEADKTQGSYEEQERTKTEWLAQFTLAFGTDEGDEATTFNGTIPQVLMMMNGEITEHAVNVEPGSFLHKLVYESNDRAESLDRLYLAALGRRPTGQEIQAANDLLDARGGDTAAAMQDVWWALLNSGEFIFNR, encoded by the coding sequence ATGTCGGGTACTCACAAAGATCGAATTCTCGAGGTCTGCCTGGAAGAACTCCTTTCCGGGCAGTCTCCTCCAGATTTGACGGACCGTGTGCTCCGCGCCGCCGCCGCTCGTCGAGTGGCTGCCAACGGAGCGCATGGGCAGAAGTCCGTCGCGATCCCACCTTCGCCGGTCGGCTCGGGGCAGGCGGCCGGCGAAGGTGTTTCGTTTAGCGTGCCGGAAATCTCGGCGCCCATCGTCACGGTCGCCGCCACAAGCAGCGTGGCGAGTCGCTATCCACAGCGCCGGCGAAATGCATTGCCGTGGATGCTGGCCGTGGTGGTGGCCGCGAGCCTGCTGCTCGCGCTCGGCATGTTTCTGAATCGCGGCGATAACGCCGCGCAGATCGCCGAACAACCGAAGCCGCCTTTGGACGGCAAGGCCGCGCCGGATGAAGCGCCGCAGTTAGCCCAAGAGCCATCGACTCCGGAAGCCATGCCAGCGCCGGCCGACGATTCGCCGCTGGAAGACCAGGCGCCGGTCGTGGTCAAGATCGCGCCGGGGAACGACGGTTCCAATTCCCCCGACGAATCTGCTACTGAAGCGGTGGCGGTCGCCGAGCGAACGCTCGCTACGCCGGACGCCGAAGTCGTCGCTTTTATCGACGCGGAAATTCGCAAAGCCTGGCAGGCGGCGGCCGTGGGGCCCTCGCCCGACGCGACCGATTCGGAATGGTGCCGTCGCGTTTACTTGGATCTGCTGGGCCGCATTCCGACGATCGACGAGTTGCAGCAGTACGCGAACAATCGCACGAAAGACAAACAGGAAAAGCTGGTCGACGAGCTGCTCAGTTCCGATCGTTACGCCGAGGAATACGCGCGGAATTGGACCACGATCTGGACGAACTCGCTGATCGGGCGCTCTGGCGGGGCGAATAACAACAGCATCGCGAATCGCGCCGGGATGCAGCAGTACCTGCGCCGTTCGTTCCAGCGCAACAAGCCGTATGACGAGATGGTCACCGAGTTGGTCAGCGCTGAAGGTTCCGGCCGCCCTGGCGACGAGAACTACAACGGCGCGGTGAACTTCATCGCCGACAACTTGCAGGACGACGCCACGGCCGCCACGGCGAAGACCGCCCGGCATTTCCTCGGCATGCAGGTGCAGTGCACGCAGTGCCACAATCATCCGTTCAACGATTGGAAGCAGAATCAATTCTGGGAGTTGAACTCCTTCTTCCGGCAGGCCCGCGCGACGCGCACCGGCACGGGCGACACCGCGGGCGTCACGTTAACCGACGTGGATTTCCGCGGCGAGAGCGGGCAGCAGCCGGATGATGCGGAGATCTATTACGAGTTGCGCAACGGCACCGCCGCCACGGCTTATCCGGTGTTCGTCGACGGACAAAAGATCGCGAACCGCAGCGGGCGCGTCGCCGCGGTGCGCCGCCGCGCCGAACTGGCGAAGTTCATCGTGCGGTCGCCGAACTTTGGCCAGGCGATCGTTAACCGGATGTGGTCCCACTTCCTCGGCCATGGCTTCACCAAGCCGATCGACGACATGGGACCGCACAATCCGCCCACGAATAGTGAGTTAGTCGCGCGATTGGGCGTCGAGTTCGCCGGCGGCGGACATGATCTCAAGCGTTTGATGCGGTGGATCGTCCTTTCGGAGCCGTACGCGCTCTCCAGCACCTACGGCAAGCGCTACAAGAATGAGAAAGATGACCCCTCGATGGGCGAGAAGCCGCTGTTCAGTCACTTCTATATGCGGCAGATGGAAGCCGAGCAGATGTATCAATCGCTGCTCGTGGCCACGGAGGCCGACAAGACGCAAGGCAGTTACGAAGAGCAGGAACGCACGAAGACCGAATGGCTCGCGCAATTCACTCTCGCCTTCGGCACGGATGAAGGGGATGAAGCCACGACGTTCAACGGCACGATTCCGCAGGTGTTGATGATGATGAACGGCGAGATCACCGAACACGCCGTGAACGTCGAGCCAGGCAGCTTCCTGCACAAGCTGGTCTACGAGAGCAATGACCGCGCGGAGAGCTTGGACCGGCTGTATCTGGCGGCGCTGGGGCGCCGGCCGACGGGTCAGGAAATCCAGGCCGCTAACGACCTGCTCGATGCCCGTGGTGGAGACACCGCGGCCGCGATGCAGGACGTCTGGTGGGCGCTGCTGAACAGCGGCGAGTTCATTTTCAATCGGTAG
- a CDS encoding DUF1501 domain-containing protein: MRHLAGASALVLPATSFTRSLHANVDKLRKNHKAAILLWMGGGPSTLDLWDLKPGATTGGPFKPISTTGDVQISEHLPLIAKQMKHLSIVRSMSTREADHDRGRYYMHTGYVPNSSIEHPSYGAVISHELIETRPELQVPPFVSIGGGSEGPGFLGMTYAPFVVGSNGDVRNLKVALPEDRLMQRMKMLQMLETGFASQNRGELANDHAKVLEKTVSLMTSEQMKSFKVDQEPQAARDRYGNTGFGRGCLMARRLVEAGVPFIEVDFGGWDNHAGIFPTLQNQKLPELDMAMSALVEDLAERGLLQDTAVIWMGEFSRTPQINGNAGRDHWARSWSVVVGGAGMKGGIAVGETNATGTAVVTKPYSSEDLMATVLKSLDIPLETTYTSKSGRPMKIANSGKVIEELFA; the protein is encoded by the coding sequence ATGCGACATCTGGCCGGCGCTTCGGCGCTGGTCTTACCGGCGACTTCGTTCACGCGTTCGTTGCACGCGAACGTCGACAAGTTGCGCAAGAATCACAAGGCCGCCATCTTGTTGTGGATGGGGGGCGGACCTTCGACGTTGGACCTTTGGGATCTGAAGCCAGGCGCGACCACTGGCGGGCCGTTCAAGCCAATTTCGACGACCGGCGACGTCCAGATCAGCGAACATCTGCCTTTGATTGCCAAGCAGATGAAGCATCTGTCGATCGTCCGTTCGATGAGCACGCGCGAAGCGGATCACGATCGCGGTCGTTACTACATGCACACCGGCTACGTCCCCAACTCGAGCATCGAACATCCGAGCTACGGCGCGGTGATCAGCCACGAATTGATTGAGACGCGTCCGGAACTGCAAGTTCCGCCGTTCGTGTCGATCGGCGGCGGCAGCGAAGGTCCGGGTTTCCTGGGCATGACCTACGCTCCGTTCGTGGTCGGCTCCAACGGCGACGTACGGAACTTGAAGGTGGCATTGCCGGAAGATCGGTTGATGCAGCGGATGAAAATGCTGCAGATGTTGGAAACTGGTTTTGCATCGCAGAACCGCGGCGAGCTGGCCAATGACCACGCCAAGGTGCTCGAGAAGACCGTATCGCTGATGACCAGCGAGCAGATGAAATCGTTCAAAGTGGATCAGGAACCGCAGGCCGCGCGCGATCGTTATGGCAACACCGGCTTCGGCCGCGGCTGCTTGATGGCGCGCCGGCTCGTGGAGGCGGGCGTGCCGTTCATCGAGGTCGATTTCGGCGGTTGGGACAACCACGCCGGCATCTTCCCAACGTTGCAGAACCAGAAGCTGCCGGAACTGGACATGGCGATGAGCGCGTTGGTCGAGGACCTCGCCGAGCGCGGCCTGCTTCAGGATACGGCGGTGATTTGGATGGGAGAATTCAGCCGCACGCCGCAGATCAACGGCAACGCCGGACGCGATCACTGGGCGCGCAGTTGGAGCGTCGTCGTGGGTGGCGCCGGCATGAAGGGGGGCATCGCCGTGGGCGAGACTAATGCCACGGGCACGGCAGTCGTCACCAAGCCGTATTCGTCGGAAGACCTGATGGCCACGGTCCTCAAGTCGCTCGATATCCCGTTGGAAACGACCTACACGAGCAAGAGCGGCCGGCCGATGAAGATCGCCAACAGCGGCAAGGTGATTGAGGAACTGTTTGCGTGA
- the ppk1 gene encoding polyphosphate kinase 1: protein MEGREMLPEHFINREMSWLEFNARVLEEAEDPGTPLLERVKFLAIFSSNLDEFYMVRVAGLREQAFGDGAPQDFSPDGLRALAQLERIARRTQELVTAQYRCWNESIVPLLAAEGIRLLKPEDLNEGQRRRLDKFFVDRAMPILTPMAVDPAHPSPRFHNRGLYLAVMLRRQKALGPKELFAVVQVPQVLPRLVPVGEGEQHDFILLEDAVSSRLPELFGGFEILTSTTFRLTRDSDLELLQQESDDMLQLIDERIKARQRAAAVRMEVAEGGSEQLVRMIVEDEEMRVALADSNDTYNEVFRIPGPLDLTALTGLLKIPGKEHLHDPAFTPVAYFGGERPGGDIFAAIKKHDVLLHHPFESFDPVVEFVNRAAKDPKVLAIKQTLYRTSGDSPITRALILAAENGKHVTALVELKARFDEEANVGWARKLETAGVHVVFGFLDLKTHCKLSLVIRQEGEELRRYVHLATGNYNPTTALVYTDLGLFTANDDMTDDASALFNLLTGYSQGRPWRKLIVAPTDLHRRTIELIEAQTSRAQEGRPAYIFAKMNALVDNHVIQALYRASQAGVEIDLVVRGICCLRPGLPGVSERIRVRSIVDRFLEHSRIYVFGVEDEAEVFLSSADWMPRNFFRRVEVMFPIESAVLKDRVLQDFLPVYLRDNVKARVLNADGSYTRLRPTPDEIPCRAQEELLKEAASDPPPKTAVSLRPAAMLIPDLAE, encoded by the coding sequence GTGGAAGGCCGCGAAATGTTGCCGGAGCACTTCATCAACCGCGAGATGAGCTGGCTGGAGTTCAACGCGCGCGTGCTGGAGGAGGCCGAGGACCCAGGCACGCCGCTCTTGGAGCGGGTGAAATTCCTGGCGATCTTTAGCTCCAACCTGGACGAGTTCTACATGGTCCGCGTGGCCGGCCTGCGCGAGCAGGCCTTTGGCGACGGCGCCCCGCAGGATTTTTCGCCGGACGGACTGCGGGCGTTGGCGCAGTTGGAACGCATCGCGCGTCGCACGCAAGAATTGGTCACGGCGCAATACCGTTGCTGGAACGAATCGATCGTGCCGTTGCTGGCGGCCGAGGGAATTCGACTGCTCAAGCCGGAAGACCTGAACGAAGGCCAACGTCGGCGGTTGGACAAGTTCTTCGTCGACCGCGCGATGCCGATTCTAACTCCCATGGCCGTCGACCCGGCGCACCCCAGCCCAAGGTTTCACAACCGCGGACTCTACCTGGCCGTGATGTTGCGCCGGCAAAAGGCGCTCGGGCCAAAGGAATTGTTCGCCGTCGTGCAAGTTCCGCAAGTGTTGCCACGGCTGGTGCCGGTCGGCGAAGGGGAACAGCACGACTTCATTCTCCTGGAGGACGCCGTCAGTTCGCGCTTGCCGGAGTTGTTCGGCGGGTTCGAGATCCTGACCAGCACGACATTCCGCCTGACGCGCGACAGTGATCTGGAATTGTTGCAGCAGGAATCGGACGACATGCTGCAACTGATTGACGAGCGCATCAAGGCGCGCCAACGCGCCGCGGCGGTGCGGATGGAAGTCGCCGAAGGGGGGAGCGAGCAACTCGTGCGGATGATCGTCGAAGACGAGGAGATGCGCGTCGCGCTCGCCGATTCCAACGATACGTACAACGAGGTCTTCCGCATCCCCGGCCCGCTCGACCTGACGGCGCTAACGGGGTTGTTGAAGATTCCCGGCAAGGAACATCTCCACGATCCCGCCTTCACGCCCGTCGCCTATTTCGGCGGCGAGCGCCCCGGCGGGGATATCTTCGCCGCGATCAAAAAGCACGACGTGCTGCTCCATCATCCGTTCGAGTCGTTCGACCCCGTGGTCGAGTTCGTCAATCGCGCAGCGAAAGATCCCAAGGTGCTGGCCATCAAGCAAACGCTCTATCGCACCAGCGGCGATTCGCCCATCACCCGGGCGCTGATCCTGGCGGCCGAAAACGGCAAGCACGTCACGGCGCTCGTGGAATTGAAAGCCCGGTTCGATGAGGAAGCCAACGTCGGCTGGGCCCGCAAACTGGAAACCGCCGGCGTCCACGTGGTGTTCGGCTTCCTGGACTTGAAAACGCATTGCAAGCTGTCGCTGGTCATCCGCCAGGAAGGCGAGGAGCTGCGCCGCTACGTGCATCTGGCGACCGGCAACTACAATCCCACGACGGCGCTCGTCTACACCGATTTGGGCTTGTTCACAGCCAACGATGATATGACGGACGACGCTTCGGCGTTGTTCAATTTGCTGACCGGCTATTCACAAGGGCGACCGTGGCGCAAGTTGATTGTCGCGCCGACCGATTTGCATCGTCGCACCATCGAGTTGATCGAAGCACAGACGTCCCGCGCGCAGGAAGGCCGGCCAGCTTACATCTTCGCCAAGATGAACGCACTCGTCGACAACCACGTCATCCAGGCGCTCTATCGCGCGAGCCAGGCGGGCGTCGAAATCGACCTCGTCGTGCGCGGCATTTGCTGCCTCCGCCCGGGCTTGCCCGGCGTGTCGGAACGTATCCGCGTGCGCAGCATCGTCGATCGCTTCCTGGAGCACAGCCGCATCTATGTGTTCGGCGTCGAGGACGAAGCCGAAGTCTTCCTCTCCAGCGCCGACTGGATGCCGCGCAACTTTTTCCGTCGTGTCGAGGTGATGTTCCCGATCGAGTCGGCAGTGCTCAAGGACCGTGTCCTGCAAGACTTCTTGCCGGTCTATTTGCGCGACAACGTGAAAGCCCGCGTATTAAACGCCGATGGCTCCTACACACGTCTGCGCCCGACGCCGGATGAAATCCCCTGCCGCGCGCAAGAGGAACTCCTCAAAGAAGCCGCCTCGGATCCGCCACCCAAAACAGCGGTAAGTCTACGCCCGGCGGCGATGCTGATCCCGGACCTGGCGGAATAG
- a CDS encoding transcriptional repressor, with the protein MGKSAASARIEKKAPLTEDRDALRSALESAGCRYTQQRAAVFEHLSQVHTHPSAEEVYLSVRQSLAKISLATVYKALEALVEVGLANKLTYGDDAARYEFRESEHYHLRDVATGEVHDLATPFDPDLLKKLDPRLSERLAAAGFQITGYRLEVLGRFQS; encoded by the coding sequence ATGGGGAAGTCCGCTGCCAGCGCCCGAATTGAAAAGAAAGCGCCTCTTACGGAGGACCGGGACGCATTGCGCTCGGCCCTGGAATCGGCTGGCTGCCGCTACACGCAGCAACGTGCGGCGGTTTTTGAACACCTCTCGCAGGTTCACACCCATCCTTCTGCGGAAGAGGTTTACCTGTCCGTCCGGCAATCGCTGGCGAAGATTAGCCTGGCGACCGTCTATAAGGCCCTGGAGGCCTTGGTCGAGGTCGGTTTGGCCAACAAGCTGACGTACGGTGACGACGCCGCTCGCTACGAATTTCGCGAGAGCGAGCACTATCACCTCCGGGACGTGGCGACCGGCGAGGTCCACGACCTGGCCACGCCTTTCGACCCCGACCTGTTGAAAAAGCTCGATCCCCGCCTCTCGGAGCGTCTGGCGGCGGCAGGGTTTCAGATCACTGGCTACCGGCTGGAAGTTTTGGGGCGATTTCAATCGTAG